A single window of Salvia splendens isolate huo1 chromosome 6, SspV2, whole genome shotgun sequence DNA harbors:
- the LOC121810070 gene encoding transcription initiation factor TFIID subunit 8-like produces MLPNMSNGEGKDKFLSEKENPQAMKKKKKLGEDEFAQAIAKNVVAQVCESLGFQSFQQSALDNLADVAMRYIREIGKTASSYANLANRTQCNVFDVIQGLEHLGSVQGFSGASDVRHCLTRSSVVKDIIRYVSLADEIPFVYPIPAFPVVKERVLDLRVSQSEEIPRDEHIPSWLPMFPDPATYAELSSGNEKDSETEAVKLQQVEQQNKRAERSLLNLQQKFMCNGTEAGVVVEQGDAAKAQRAAENNPFLATPLQFGVKEVSLPTLPARIIDESMEYGYHQSHKIVENLVSVMEPSSQTNEAARNGPCEPEDRRMIPVNGRPIVQFTFGNVKKSLSMVTNLRNNSTR; encoded by the coding sequence ATGTTGCCTAATATGAGCAATGGAGAGGGGAAAGATAAGTTCTTGAGTGAGAAAGAGAATCCGCAGgcaatgaagaagaaaaagaagttgGGGGAAGACGAATTTGCGCAAGCCATTGCCAAGAATGTGGTGGCGCAGGTTTGTGAAAGTTTAGGTTTTCAGAGCTTTCAGCAGTCTGCATTGGATAATCTCGCTGATGTAGCGATGAGGTATATTCGGGAAATAGGGAAAACTGCGTCTTCTTATGCAAATTTAGCTAATAGGACGCAGTGTAATGTCTTCGATGTGATTCAAGGGTTGGAGCATTTGGGCTCAGTTCAGGGCTTTTCAGGTGCTTCGGATGTTAGGCATTGCCTTACAAGATCAAGTGTTGTTAAAGATATTATTCGATATGTTAGTCTAGCAGATGAAATCCCATTTGTGTATCCGATCCCTGCTTTTCCCGTTGTGAAAGAAAGGGTATTGGACCTTAGAGTTTCTCAGTCAGAGGAAATCCCCCGTGACGAACATATACCTTCCTGGCTGCCCATGTTTCCAGATCCTGCGACTTATGCAGAGTTAAGTTCTGGAAATGAGAAAGACTCAGAAACAGAGGCGGTTAAGCTTCAGCAGGTTGAACAGCAGAACAAGAGAGCTGAGAGATCTTTACTGAATTTGCAGCAGAAATTTATGTGTAATGGAACTGAAGCAGGAGTAGTTGTTGAACAAGGGGATGCTGCAAAGGCACAACGAGCAGCAGAAAACAATCCATTTCTTGCTACCCCTCTTCAATTCGGGGTGAAGGAGGTATCTTTGCCCACTCTTCCAGCTAGAATTATTGATGAATCTATGGAGTACGGTTATCATCAAAGTCACAAAATTGTGGAAAACCTAGTCTCAGTTATGGAGCCATCTTCGCAAACCAATGAAGCTGCAAGGAATGGTCCTTGTGAACCTGAGGACAGGAGAATGATTCCTGTAAATGGGAGGCCCATTGTACAATTCACGTTTGGGAATGTTAAGAAATCGTTAAGCATGGTAACAAACCTTCGAAACAACAGCACGAGGTGA